Proteins found in one Zea mays cultivar B73 chromosome 1, Zm-B73-REFERENCE-NAM-5.0, whole genome shotgun sequence genomic segment:
- the LOC118476010 gene encoding uncharacterized protein, protein MEALRAEPVAEGEMPASSVHLVSKVLSQSSSHQFLKSVGIKTSATSKASSSNHSELREQLAAEATAAVQGELDQLRKKCEEAEEQQARTQRELEEYKKITEKNSKEMEETNVLIKKLLSLHGNSSST, encoded by the coding sequence atggaggctttgagggctgaacctgttgctgaaggtgagATGCCAGCATCCAGTGTGCACCTTGTGTCGAAGGTGCTGTCCCAGAGCAGCTCACACCAATTCCTGAAAAGCGTTGGCATCAAAACATCGGCAACCTCCAAGGCTTCATCATCAAATCATAGTGAGCTTCGGGAACAACTTGCAGCTGAAGCGACGGCTGCTGTTCAAGGTGAACTCGACCAGCTCAGGAAGAAATGTGAAGAAGCTGAGGAACAGCAGGCGAGGACACAAAGGGAGTTGGAGGAGTACAAGAAGATAACAGAGAAGAacagcaaggagatggaggagaccaatgtgctcatcaagaagctcttgtccttgcatggtaactcttcttcgaCATGA